In the Ricinus communis isolate WT05 ecotype wild-type chromosome 3, ASM1957865v1, whole genome shotgun sequence genome, aaataaaagcaaaactTGGCGCTCTGATTCTCTTTTATCAGAAAATAGCAGCACCAGCCGTAGCAACAGAGagtaatatgattattatgaGCTTAAAAGTTCAAATACAAACAGGCAATCTTAGCTCTGCAGCCGCAGtaaaaaatcttctttgcacTCTGTTTTTACCACGCGTATATCATCTATGATAATCTCTaaacaactaaaagaaaattttcagttaaatatttgaacttgcgtcttttttctttcttctgtttttgttcttgaaattagggttttagtttcttttggTTAATAACCAAATCAGATGGTTAATGAAATGAAAAGCGAAGTGGAACAATCTGGTTACGATAGTAGCACTGATCCAGAGGAAGGAGAGTGCCGGTGTATGCGAAGAAGAGAAGCGAGCAATGACGGtgatgaaaatgataaaagcaGACAAGAGAGAGATGTGCGGACTCATAAGAGGAGAGAGATTTTTGGTTTTGAGGATGAAGTTGATGGCGTCGAAGGTGCACCAGAAGAGAGTGACGAGGAGGATAACCCATCGTATTTTAACGaacttgaaaaagaagaagaagaagagactcCGGTTTTGAAGGAGAAATATTGTTGAAGCACCCAATACCTGCATAACTCAGCAGGCAAAGACCAACATTAAGGACCAACAGTCTTTAACTGCTGGTCAACGCCTCAGATATTAAGATCATCACAGGCCTAGTGAGGGAAAAGGAGCAACACCTCTCCCCTAAGGGAAAAGGCTGCTTCTACCTTTCCCTAAACAAAAAATTACCGTTGCTACAAGTGTATATAACAGGATACACACTTTCTTtgtaaattcaaaatttttaatcatccttttatcaataaaatctcAGTTCTTCTACATTCGATTTTCccacatggtatcagagcaggattGATCCTGTCATCATCTACCCAACAAtcagaattttcttttttcatcaTGTCACAAAATAATCTCACCAAACTCACAAACATTATGTTAAAAGGAAACCAGAATTATTTCGAGTGGTCAAGAGCAGTTTACATTGGTTTGAATGGCAGGaaaaaattagggttcattACAGGAACCCTAACCAAGCCAACAATTCAAAACCCGAACCAGCCAACTAAAGAGGAGATTGAAACCATCGAAGAATGGCAGACAAACGACCATTTGGTCATGTCCCTCATTACCAACACACAGAGCCCACCTCATTCTATGACGCTAACACCAATCCTAATTGGTGTAAGGCTATGCAAGAGGAACTCCAGGCtctgaaaaaaaatgaaacatgggATCTTGTTACCCtaccattaaataaaaaaccagTTGGCTGTAAATGGGTATATAAGATCAAATATAAGCATGACGGTACCATTGAAAGATACAAAGCCCGGCTAGTAGCAAAGGGTTTTACCCAAACTTATGGTGTAGATTACCAGGAGACCTTTGCTCCAGTAGCCAAAATGAGCACAGTCCGTATTTTATTGTCTGTTGCTACTAACTCAGGGTGGAGCTTATTTCAGATAGATGTCAAGAATGCCTTTCTTCAAGGGTCTCTAGCCGAAGAGGTATACATGAAACTTCCACCAGGCCATACATTAGCCTCTGAGCCTTCCCTGgtatgtaaattaaaaaaggcaATCTACGGGCTGAAACAATCACCAcgagcatggtatgccaagctTAGTCAGtttctcttaaaaattaatttcagcaAGTGTACCTCTGACTCCTCTATGTTTGTTAAACACACTCACACTcatactataattattttagtatatgtggatgatattattattacaggGAATAACAATGAGAAGATTGAGGATGTAAAACAGGCTCTAAAGAAGGAATTTGATATCAAGGATCTCGGTCAACTAACTTACTTTCTTGGGATAGAAATAGCCAAATCTCATAAAGGTCTATTCctatctcaaagaaagtaTGTCCTGGATCTTCTGCAAGAAACAGGAAAAATAGGAGCCAAGCCTGTAGATACTCCAATGGAAACAAAAAACCGTCTCAATCTAGAGGATGGCAACCCTTTAAGTGACATAGGTCACTACCAGCGGTTGGTAGGAAAATTAATCTACTTAACTGTCACCAGGCCTGATATTAGCTATGCCGTAAGCATGATTAGTCAGTTTATGCATGCTCCCCGTACTTCCCACCTGGATGCGGTCGACAGAATCCTAAGATATCTCAAGGGTACTCCAGGTCAAGGTATTctgatgaaaaataataataatgctaacaCCGTTGCTGGTTTCTCGATGCGATTAGGCGGGTCGACGTAAAATCGACCTCGGATTCCGTGTCTTTGTAGGAGGAAATCGGTAGCGtggaaaagcaaaaacaaTCAGTGTAATGAAGATCTAGTCGAGCCATGGCATCAACAACCAACGAGCTTATTTGGATTAAGCAAGTGCTTACTGACATTGGAGTAAAGTGCAAGGATCCAATGGAGATGTACTGTGACAACCAAGCAGCCAGACACATAGCATCAAACCCAGTCTTTCATGAAAGGACTAAACATATTGAAGTTGACCTCACTTCATAAGAGAAAAGGTCCAATCAGGAGAAATCACAACCCCGTTTGTCAGAAGCCACGATCAACTAGCAGATATCTTCACCAAGGCCCTAGACAAAGCAAGCCACCAAAGACTTCTAAGCAAGATGGGTTCTATCAACTTATTCGAACCcaccttgagggggagtgttgaagcACCCAATACCTGCATAACTCAGCAGGCAAAGACCAACATTAAGGACCAACAGTCTTTAACTGCTGGTCAAGGCCTTAGATATCAAGATCATCACAGGCCTAGTGAGGGAAAAGGAGCAACACCTCTCCCCTAAGGGAAAAGGCTGCTTCTACCTTTTCCTAAACAAAAAATTACCGTTGCTACAAGTGTATATAACAGGATACACACTTTCTTTGTAAATTCAGAATTTTTAATCAtccttttatcaataaaatctcAGTTCTTCTACATTCGATTTTCCcacaaatatgcaaaggaagcGGAGGAGGAGGGGCAAAATAGGAAAGAGGAAAATGCGCCGGTAGTTCCTAGAATTGGTGCATTCTATATGCATGATGATCGATTTGGACGCAGGTGCTTACGTCACACAGTAATTGTAGTTCATTATGAGATCACACATTAAACATACATATGAGTTTTTGTTTTGAATCATTGTTATGCAGGAAATCAATCCAAAAGTATATCCAATGTTTGTTGTTTATATTCAGGCTTCAGGCACCATATCAATTACGAAATTCTGTTTTGAATTCTTTATGGCCTGCAGAAATTTGTTTGGTGCGCTTTTGAATTGACACTCCTAGTTTAGTTATGTGTTTACTTAAAACATTGTTCACATAAATAAATCTGCTAAAACatggatttttctttttgtacttTTACGAAAAGAATTTAAAGCACTTTGCAATaattcaaacaagaaaagatatGATATTTCTTTGTAGCGTCACCCTGCTTATATAATTCTATAAGAcatgtttaaatttattttgtttgtcaCCGGAATGAATTAGAAGTTACTTGATAGGTGTTAATTTTTGTCCAGGAGAGAAAAATATAGGTGTTAATTTTGTAGTTCAACTCTGTTGTtgtatgttattttattagtgctactatgaatattattattgacATTTACTGATATCCATTTTTTTCCATAATGGGGATGCTTCATTTTCTCCCTTGTTGATGTGCTTAaccaaatttatatatgttcatTCAGGATTACTTCTGGCAGAAGGAAATTGCAGGAATTCAAAGATGAAAAGAAATGGCAACATGACAAGTTTGAAGAGATGACCAAAGTTCCGTCCACTTGCTGAATGCTGTTTCTGATTTCTGAAAACTTTTTTATATGGTGTTGGGAAGATAATTTAGATTGATCCATCTTTTATGGTTGAATTTAAGCATTTTGTCATGGTGTGACACACAGTATCTGGATTTATCTTCAGGGGTACAGGATTTCTGATGAGCATAATCAAGGATACTATGGACACCAGGGCAGAGGCTACCATATTAATGCCGACCAGTTTAAACCTAATGATAACTTTAACGGACAAAGCTACTCATCAAGACCTATAAAAGGGAGAGGACCTGTAAAGTGTAAACCTCTTAACAGCAGCAGTTATGTAGTTCCACTAACAAGAAATAAGGAGTAAGTtaatatgttgttttcttccTTGTGTCACCTTTTGAGTAATAACAGCAGTAACAGACTAATAGTCATTCTTTCCAAAAATTTCAGATCCAGGAAGCCCCCTGGTATGAACTCAAATATCAATTCAACAATATTGTTGTCACATGCTTCAGAGATAGGTTCTGATTCACTCATCTCCAAGTCTAAGAAGATGTACCATCACGCAAGCTCTTCCAATCCTGGGATTTGTGTACCAAAGAAAAGGGATGTACAACCTAGAAAAACCGAAGGATATCTTCCAGGTGAGGACGTACGGTTGCCATGTCCCAATGCACATCTAAAGGGAAAGGATGTAAGCAGATATAATGTTGAATCTCTCCAATTGATAATTTCCCATCTGTCACTGACATCTTCTGACCAAGATGATAATTTCTCTTCGATGCGCTACCATCCTGCTGAACAAATATCTCCTGAAAGTCCAGTTTATTATCCTTCACAAGTGTATAATCACCAGTTTAGCTCACATTATGAGATTGCGCCTCAATCTTCATTTATAGCTCCATCACCAAGTGGATCCGATTTTGTAGTGGTGGCTAGCTCAAGGAAATCAGAAATGGCATGGTCTGGAAGAGGAATTGGCACTGCTCAAGGCTGTGGAACAGGTTCCCAATTTGGCGAAACCTATGGCCATCAAAACTTCATCACCACCACACCACTTATGCATAGtatgttgttttttctttttctttttccttgtaCTTTTTGAAGTAGCAGTTTAACTACTTGCACTAGCAGCAACTGTGATTATAATTATTCACGGTCCCTTATCTTAGGCCTATACCAAAAAATACCTGAACCATCAccttttttatgattttgatcCTTATAGTACTGTGATCATTGGAAGTTGGCACTCCCTGCCttcatttaatttcaaattttgaaatgattctgaATGCAGCTATGCAAGTTATCAACCAGCTTGCTGTGGGGGATCTTATCGAGCTAGCTGCTGAAAGCAGTGCTGCTAGATATATGACTCAGATCCACATTGGTTTTGGTGATTCTGAGTTGACTCGATATGCTATCccaaagttttcttttgtAGGTTTCTTCTTTAGTTGCATTGCAGTCACCTGAAATATCAAAAAGTTTAGGATCTCAATCTAAGGTAGCTCCTTGGATAAACCAACCCACCAAAGGCAATAATATCACAAGATCTGTATCAGAATGTACTTTGTGTATCAATATGTTCTGGGTCATGGTCGTACCATGGTTACTGGAGAAAATTAAACTGGCTGAGGATTAGGATCTAATTCTTGCTGTCAGTTCTGTTTCAGTAGTGGTGCATATTTCTCTAATAAAACtgcagttttttttttgttacttCTTCTGCATTGGGTGTTTATTTGTCTTTAATCCTGTAACATAATTCATGCTCTATCCTCCTATATGAGGCAACTCACAGTTTTTATTTACTTCTGAGCATTTCTTAATTGCCAGGCCTCAGAAAATCGTTTCAATTTATCCTACTCTTCTCTGCCTTGGAATTTCATTTTAAGTGCCCCTCACTCTCTTGCTAAATGACAAAACTCTTACAGAAGTATATAACCAGTTTTTACAGTTGAAGTAAAACTCAGTTTTCTTCACTTCCTCAGCAGCAATGGAGCAGGTGCAGGAAGACCTGGTAAACCTCCAGATGGAATTGGTTAGTAAGATTATGACATTTTTGTCTAGCTACTGCTTGTTGCTTCATTATATGTTAGTTTACAGTTAATGATTCCAGATGCAGGCACTGCAAAGAATCAATACAGGCACCAAAGGATCAAGCCTCAAAGGCAAGTTGACTCTTCTGCCTATTTTTTAGCGGATGTATATGCTTACGCCAGTGCCTCGTGTCTATGTTTATTATACAGATATTCAAGGATGAAATTTTACACACTAAAGTGGACAGATTAGGTCATTTATAAATGAGCAGGTTGGCTTATTGATCCTTTGCAAATTGTATCTTCTATTGAATGAGCAGGTTGGTTTATTGATCCTTCCGCAAATTGTATTTTCTATTGTGAATTTTGAGATGCTTTAATTTTTGATGCCTCAGATCTTCCTTACCCTTATATTTCTAGCTACCTAGTCTTAATTACGGAGTACAGACCACATTACTCCGTGCACTGGTATGTGAATCTTAGCAGTTCAAGTGCTTGTTTTTAAGTTCATTACCTGATATgcattttttttcctaatcTGTAAATACTTATTAATAATGTTTTACAATGTAGTTTTTGTTTAAAAGGCTGGATGTACTAATATAattctttctaatttttcagctattttttttctttattatgtaTTTCTGTTACTTTAATGTCTGGTTTATTATTGAAGAATACTCTTTTGACACTCACCTTTgcttttctgttttatttttgatgttttattCAATGAAATTGTGATTAGTGCTCTATTTGcttaaaatctattaaaagtTCATTTGCAAATGAATCTTCATGTTTGaatgttaaataataactatagaactcatttaaaatgaaataatgatTGTATTTCGAATAAattgcaataaaaaaatattgaaagaaaaatatgggagaaaagaatagaataaAATGTCGAAATTGCAAAGATATTTTGATCCAATGAAATGTATTGATTTAATAATGTgaaacttatttaaaaatttgatctATTTTTCAGTTGTAaccaattttataaatttaattatgttacaaattcaaacacataaattatgaaattgcaaataaattgTTTTGGGATTTATTTGAACCAAATACAATGTATGTAGATGTAGGTGTAAGGTTTATGATGCTTAAGATCTATCTCCGGGTATGACAATTAGAGtcttgatattttatttttctatagtacttcaaatgatttttttttcaatcttACGAGGAGCTCAGAGTCTGAGGGTTTATCGTTAGTTGTTGCTTTCTGTTCGTCTTTCCATGCTGAAGAAGTACGTCTTAATATGTATTTTGGGTATAcatgaattataaatttctgTAAAGCTGATAATCCAACGCTGCTTGATTCATGTTGCATTTTTTGGTGTATCAGAAAGACGATTGATGGAAAAGAACTATTTGATATCGTACGGAGGCAGTTGCAAGCCTTCATGGAGCAAATGAACTGTCGGGACCTCCTACTCCTTTTTGTACAGATCACGGATACAGAATGACAAGTGGGGGAAACAAACTCAACACGGTTGCTTATCAAGTTTGAAGCTGCTGTATATACTTTTAGCTCTCTCTTATTTACACGCATACGCTCAAAGGCAATCTTCCTTTATGCTACTGATGGTCATGATACACAAATTCAAGAAACTATGCATTTTGCGGAGAGCCCCTTTCATGGTTAGTACAGAGCACTACTAGACTCTGATGCCAAGATaggttattttcaaattttattatttgaactgctttctaatttctaatCACTATTAGTCCAATGAGTTATTTAGAACCCTATGGACTAAACTAGTTGTTGCTCCCATCGTCCCCAACCTTCTCTCCAGATGCAGGTTTTGATGTGTGGGTGGGTATCACCTTCCTTACAAAATGTAAGGCCATTTTTGCACAAATATAATAAGCCACCGTCTACCTAAAAAAAATCTTGGTACCTGTATACATCTTGATTGGTTTATAACGATACATATTTTTAGACTTTAAAATTATCctaatatatattgtttattcAATTTCTAGATTCAATATATTGAAGAAgctaaaaaaaaatcctaaaaagtTGGGTAGATAACTAGATCAAAGAcatcttttataataattttgtttactttactttatggaAATCATATATTATCAGCAACTACCATTATGAAATAAAGCTCATCCcattctcataaaataaaataaaaacaaagtaacaaataataatgataatgataaaGTAACCAGAATGTATCACTACTCaacaaattatttcattagtgttcaaaaaaaaattattaagtttacaaaatttattaaactaaactATCTGTAACTAActaaattttcttctttcatttttacatttctataatatatcatatattatatcCCTCTTGCTGCAAATTCTGAATCCAAACTTTTCAAAAATCCTTAAATACATttgattttctaattttttaatgtttaaggTTTTATGAAAacgttaaagaaaaaatttatcaaaatattgtGGAAAAACTTTTGTAATTTTTgatcaattttttcttaattatttaaattttctatctATACAAGGATATCAAACTTTTcctattttattctttctaaattctgtataatatttttacattttttttaactacATCAAATGAAAATCcacttttaaaatcttattcaaattaatatatatatatatttaccaTTCGATTAACCTTATGAGTTGGTTATTTACATCTTTAAgctctttacatatattaatgaaattaaaccTAAATTTCGTGGAAATCATATTGGTCTTCTAATTCAACAACTAATATTTAAActaaacatttatttttaaaaattaaccttttatttaaataaatactacatttatcataaaatatattaaataaaagaattcattTTTGTAAATGAATTCTATTTGAGACACTGAAAACTAACAACGCAGTACTTCCAGTCTTCCGTTCTATTTTTATCTACCATTTGTAGGATGGtcattaaacaaaatttatatatacatgctTATAAAAAATGTACACATCAATTCATTACTTTTCTTCTCGTTATTGTAATTAGTTGGTTaatcttattatatatataacaagaCATTTATGACTGAATAAAATTTACGactataaaaagattataatttaatgaagtattaagattttttttttaacttaatatttaatattgttgGTAAAATAATAGGAATGAGAAATAAGATACATTATTATCttaacatattataaaaataaaattaaaggaataaaataataatattgtaaaacaaatatagcataatatatatttaaaatatatatatatatatatatatataaaatattttttaaaataaaacttgagaaatttataattaattacaagATAGAATGTATTCTCATTGATTCTGGTCAAATGTGTTCAGGCCTGATCCTGCAAGACAATAAGAGCGAGGAAAGAGTGTCAGTAGAGAGACTAACAAGGCCACTCCAACGAGCAAGCAAGTGTGGGTTCataaaaaggaaggaaaagaacaaagaacaaaaggtTTAAGAGTTAGGGTGATTTTCCCTAATTTCTCTCATCATGTATtctatataaatacatatgaGATAAGGATAGGATTTTAGGAGATTTTTGCTCCTATTGGTCCATCCATTTCCTTCTTCCTCATTAGTTGCTTCTCTTAGTACTATAGTCAGTTCATTGGCTGCTGGTACTGTGTTGTTTAGAGACGGACACAAGTCTTATTTTTGTTGCTTTGGCCTTAAGTTGGATTGTTAGATGATTTGTCGGGTCTTCTAGATCAGATCTTTTCCAATGGAAGTTTTCATGATTACTGTCGGTGATGACATGCATAGTAGGAGGAGCCCATTTAGTCTCTTACCTTTTCGGTTTTGTATGCTTGAGAGACTATGTGCAGTCTCTATGGAGATCCATCAGTCTTACTGCTAATGACTCGATATCAATATCTATATGAAACTATTCTAAATTGTAACaggaattttttataattatgtaaaaattatttttatataaaatatcactatagagatattttattttatatatatatagtggtGCATTACAGTTGGTGATTAGCGAAAACAGTCCGAGTGAGGAGAAGCTGAGAGGGTGCTTCTTAGATGAAAGACATGTTCTCTCAATTTTCGCTGTATCCTTTTATCCTCTGCTTCTTAGATGCTCTACCACATGAAATTCTTGCACCCAACTTTTATTGGTtccattatatatatgaaaaggTCATGTGACCAACATGAATTCACTAATTCtagctttttttattattattttttaattctccTTCAAAATtcgtcttcttctttgatCCATTATAAGAAACATTCATCACATGGACCAACCTGTGTGGAGAATAGACCCACTAATaacctaaaagaaaaaagaaaagaaaagaaattttttaatctttcaataatttaatacccTTATGAGCTCATGGTCTCCAATAATTCATAGCTTCTTGTCCCATTTCCACTATTATGTATTGAAATTGAATGTTCCAACACAGTTGTCCAACACCTTCTGCAGTGTTTTTCGACTATTAATCTATAAATTACCCACTTTCTCTTTTATCTACCAATTCATGTATAGCCTATCTGAAATAGAAATGTCTACAATCTCATAATGGTATAAGAGATATTACATCTGTGTAATATTCTATTCCTAAACACTTGTTTTGACCTAATATGCTCAGTGGGGGCATGCAAAACAAAGATGCTTATCCAGACTAATTTACACACATTTTTTACTACCAGCATGACATGTTATGAAGTTTGATGTTTCTACTTCCACTATTGGGTGGCGGTGACCCTTGtcttctcttcctttttgCTTCACCTCTTGAGCATCATGAAAtgaccttttcttttctttctttccttttttttttttttttgttttctttgggGCTTACAGTGAAATAGGCATTTATATCCCTTGCCTTTAGTGCATGTTATATGTGTTCCCCCACTTTTAGTTCCATACTATACTCCATTgctgattaattaaatttcattcTCACATGAAAGTTCCCTCCTTCCAAGCCTTTTTATCGAAGGTAGAATAGATCCCGTCTTCTTTTAGTTCATCACATGACACGATCTCTATTTGGGTTCTTGAGTACCTTTTTTTCTCTACATTTTAATCAGCGATCTATACATGAAAATAGGTCATCAATCATAAtaatgtcttttctttttcataagtTTCTTTTGGGTTGCTCTATCTTCTGAGCTTTTTTGCCTTTCCCAACAAAATCTGACCTTTGTTCAGTCTATAATGCATGCTGCTGGTGTGCCATAAAGTGGTGTTTTTTaggtatatatttaaatataaagagataGAGGGGTTAGCTTCtttgatttgttttgatttCTATTGGTAGGgaagaaaaatattcttttgtaAAAATGGGCAAGCTCAGTTTTGGCAAGGTATTGGATTGCCTTTGTCTTACCTCAGGTACAAGCTCATGCTTCTGCATGAATTCTTTggaaagtgaaaatgaaattgagaaaacacCTCTGATAGCAAGTGAAAAAGGCCACGGACAGGTCCTGAGATTGAAAGATGTTGTTTCTGGTAATCAAACATTGGCATTTCAACTAAAACCCAAGGTTAGTTCATTCTCTTATCTTCTCTTTCTCAGAGCTGTTTCATCCTGTTATTAACTTATAAAAGAAACgggaatttaaaattatcagaAATTGACTCGCAGGGATCCACCAATTTAACATTTTCTTACCAACTATTTATGCTTAATGTAGATGGTGGTGCTAAGGGTGTCTATGCACTGCATTGGCTGTGCAAGGAAGGTTGAGAAACATGTTTCAAAGTTGGAAGGTACCTGAAATAATCCCCttctattttccttttataatAATCACTTCCTCCTTCCCAAATTTTGTTTAGCAAATCACCCAGTAATTAAGTTTTATAAGAGAATGTCATTTAACTCCATAGACATTTCTACTGCCTTACTTTTCTACCTGACATACTGTCTGTGATCTCGTTCAGAAAGAACACTTCATTGTATGCTCTGTCATACATTCAATCTCAACTCTGATCATCACCATTTTCTTCTGTCAAATTAGCTTACAAACCAGGGTTTCAATgggataaatattttaaaaagatgtCATTAACATAGATGgagttttcctttttcctgtTTTATTTATCGTGCAGATACATACTTATAGAATAACCTTGTCTCACTCTCACTCTATATAATATGTGATAAAACAGGAGTGACTTCGTACAAAGTAGACCTAGAAAGCAAAATGGTGGTTGTAATTGGAGACATAATTCCTTTTCAAGTGCTAGAAAGTGTCTCCAAGGTGAAAAATGCTGAGCTTTGGAATTCTCCATCCTGATCATTTTGTTTGTATCCATACATGATTCCACCTCATGAATACCACTACATATATGATATGTGTATCcttattatttatacataaatattcttttgctgtttatttttatttataatagcttattataatatatatacct is a window encoding:
- the LOC112534125 gene encoding protein MLN51 homolog, translating into MASTTNELIWIKQVLTDIGVKCKDPMEMYCDNQAARHIASNPVFHERTKHIEFFYIRFSHKYAKEAEEEGQNRKEENAPVVPRIGAFYMHDDRFGRRITSGRRKLQEFKDEKKWQHDKFEEMTKGYRISDEHNQGYYGHQGRGYHINADQFKPNDNFNGQSYSSRPIKGRGPVKCKPLNSSSYVVPLTRNKESRKPPGMNSNINSTILLSHASEIGSDSLISKSKKMYHHASSSNPGICVPKKRDVQPRKTEGYLPGEDVRLPCPNAHLKGKDVSRYNVESLQLIISHLSLTSSDQDDNFSSMRYHPAEQISPESPVYYPSQVYNHQFSSHYEIAPQSSFIAPSPSGSDFVVVASSRKSEMAWSGRGIGTAQGCGTGSQFGETYGHQNFITTTPLMHTAMEQVQEDLVNLQMELMQALQRINTGTKGSSLKDIQG
- the LOC8278600 gene encoding protein SODIUM POTASSIUM ROOT DEFECTIVE 2 codes for the protein MGKLSFGKVLDCLCLTSGTSSCFCMNSLESENEIEKTPLIASEKGHGQVLRLKDVVSGNQTLAFQLKPKMVVLRVSMHCIGCARKVEKHVSKLEGVTSYKVDLESKMVVVIGDIIPFQVLESVSKVKNAELWNSPS